In Acaryochloris marina S15, a single genomic region encodes these proteins:
- a CDS encoding TonB-dependent hemoglobin/transferrin/lactoferrin family receptor, with amino-acid sequence MTRINSPAFSLAVIITGVGMLNAQPAFSQVQDKRSDITKLSNKERCLLEVNNCTPDITQTDSEQRVLSIITSEQIPDITEIDLPISDAQLLTQEVLDETDIPSQEEDTAPSETIDEEVELEITVTGTRTPRAIQLSPTNVTVIKAEELQRQLGQDIQDLIRYEPGVSVNEDGTYGATDYNIRGLERNRILLQVDGIRLPTFFEFGSSILGRDFVDVGSVQTTEIIRGPASALYGSDALGGVVSYFTPDPSDLLALTDRDYYISGSTQFRSSNSDFSGTGTVAFRATDNLSGLVRFTHRENTERDNKAEDRFEDPFFGVTNNVLGKLEFKINDYNSVLLTGEYFNEAGDFNTAADNLNLVLAFPGTTILRDDTDTETTRSRFSIAYKFDNPESESFLQFGRVQFYYQESDYQETRTRNDIFANPFVPPPFAPPPARRFRELNNLFVEDIIGGDIQLRSDFRTGSVAHKLTYGLDISSTFNQRIRDGQRINLDTGVVSNRVGPDAFPVKDFPDSDTLRIGVYLQDEIEFGEGRFTIIPGLRFDYYSLKTQPDALFFNNPGAQAADLNDSALSPSLGLVYKVSPEIALVGRYARGFRGPNYIEINSGFSNPGGGYRTIANPNLDPEKSHTFELGVKGAFPRGTFGVTGFYSIYDNFIFGASDGSTAGTEPAGCFPPFTPGCVQVFQSQNLDQVRIYGLEAQGEYRFSSEPHGFRVFGGLAWIIGDDDQNDQPLATVNPFEAVVGLGYRAPEDRWGAELIGTFVGTARVDEEPNDFIPGGFAFVDMTGFVKIGSNLSLRGGIYNIFDAEYVRYADARRLNDSTNNTTADPRFGQRRARITQPGINFGLGLTFEF; translated from the coding sequence ATGACTCGAATTAATTCCCCGGCTTTTTCTCTAGCCGTAATCATTACGGGGGTAGGCATGCTCAATGCTCAGCCTGCCTTCTCCCAAGTTCAAGATAAACGTTCAGACATTACAAAACTGTCAAATAAAGAACGCTGTTTGTTGGAAGTCAATAACTGTACCCCAGATATCACTCAAACAGACTCAGAACAGAGGGTCTTATCCATCATTACTTCTGAGCAAATTCCTGATATTACAGAAATAGATCTGCCGATATCGGATGCCCAACTCTTAACTCAAGAGGTACTGGATGAGACCGATATACCTTCCCAAGAAGAGGATACTGCCCCTAGTGAAACCATCGATGAAGAGGTAGAGCTGGAAATTACCGTTACTGGAACTCGGACACCGCGAGCCATTCAACTCTCTCCAACCAACGTCACGGTGATTAAAGCGGAAGAGTTACAACGTCAGTTAGGGCAAGATATCCAAGATTTAATCCGCTATGAGCCTGGGGTGAGTGTCAATGAAGATGGGACCTATGGGGCGACGGACTACAATATCCGCGGTTTAGAGCGCAACCGGATCTTGCTGCAAGTGGATGGGATTCGGCTCCCCACCTTTTTTGAATTTGGCAGTTCGATTTTAGGACGCGATTTTGTCGACGTGGGCTCGGTGCAGACCACCGAAATTATTCGTGGACCTGCTTCTGCTCTCTATGGCAGTGATGCGTTGGGGGGTGTGGTTAGCTACTTTACCCCAGACCCCAGTGACCTATTGGCATTGACGGATCGTGATTACTACATTAGCGGGTCCACTCAATTCCGAAGCTCGAATTCAGATTTCTCCGGGACAGGGACAGTCGCCTTTCGGGCAACGGATAATCTGTCTGGTTTAGTCCGCTTTACCCATCGCGAAAATACAGAGCGGGATAACAAGGCCGAGGATCGATTCGAGGATCCTTTTTTCGGAGTGACCAATAATGTCTTGGGCAAGTTAGAGTTCAAGATCAATGACTATAACTCTGTCCTCTTAACCGGTGAATATTTCAATGAAGCGGGAGACTTTAATACGGCGGCAGATAACCTTAACCTGGTCTTAGCCTTTCCGGGAACGACTATTCTGAGGGATGATACCGATACGGAAACGACGCGATCGCGCTTTAGTATCGCCTATAAATTTGATAATCCTGAAAGCGAGAGTTTTCTTCAATTTGGCCGAGTTCAGTTTTACTATCAGGAATCCGATTATCAAGAAACTCGCACTAGAAATGATATCTTCGCCAATCCCTTTGTTCCACCGCCTTTTGCCCCTCCTCCAGCGCGTCGCTTTCGGGAGTTAAATAACCTCTTCGTTGAAGATATTATCGGTGGCGATATTCAGTTGCGCAGCGATTTTCGCACTGGTAGTGTTGCCCACAAACTCACCTATGGCTTAGATATTTCTAGCACCTTCAACCAGCGGATTCGCGATGGACAGCGCATCAACTTAGACACGGGCGTTGTCTCCAATCGCGTTGGACCCGATGCTTTTCCAGTCAAAGATTTCCCGGACTCCGATACATTACGCATCGGAGTCTATCTGCAAGATGAGATTGAATTTGGAGAAGGGCGATTTACCATCATTCCGGGACTGCGCTTTGACTATTACAGCCTGAAAACTCAGCCAGATGCCCTCTTCTTTAATAATCCCGGTGCTCAAGCGGCTGATTTGAATGACTCGGCCCTGTCTCCCAGCTTAGGCTTGGTCTACAAGGTGAGCCCTGAAATTGCCTTGGTCGGTCGATATGCCCGTGGATTCCGAGGGCCAAACTATATTGAAATCAATAGCGGTTTTTCCAATCCTGGAGGCGGGTATCGCACCATTGCTAATCCCAATTTGGACCCGGAAAAGAGCCATACCTTTGAGTTGGGGGTGAAGGGTGCTTTCCCGCGAGGAACTTTTGGGGTCACCGGGTTCTACAGCATTTATGACAACTTTATTTTTGGGGCTTCTGACGGTAGCACCGCAGGCACCGAACCCGCGGGCTGTTTCCCACCGTTTACCCCAGGCTGTGTGCAGGTATTTCAGTCTCAAAACCTTGATCAGGTCCGCATCTACGGACTGGAGGCCCAAGGTGAATATCGGTTTAGCTCTGAACCTCACGGGTTCCGTGTTTTTGGGGGTCTAGCCTGGATTATTGGCGATGACGACCAAAATGATCAGCCTCTAGCAACCGTTAATCCGTTTGAAGCTGTCGTGGGATTAGGGTATCGAGCCCCAGAAGATCGCTGGGGAGCTGAGTTGATAGGTACCTTTGTCGGCACTGCTCGGGTAGATGAAGAGCCGAATGATTTTATTCCTGGGGGCTTTGCCTTTGTAGATATGACGGGCTTTGTCAAAATTGGCTCCAATCTCAGTCTTAGAGGAGGAATCTACAATATTTTCGATGCGGAATATGTTCGCTATGCGGATGCTCGACGCCTCAATGATTCAACGAACAACACGACCGCCGATCCTAGATTTGGTCAACGGCGGGCTCGCATTACCCAACCTGGGATTAATTTCGGACTTGGCTTGACGTTTGAATTTTAG
- a CDS encoding MotA/TolQ/ExbB proton channel family protein translates to MQFGQVITAGGVVMLPLMVFSLIAIALIIERLIFWTRLNRNQVRIVKQALRLYRQDNIYDALGYLQEQAKFPIARIFLAALSLEDPTPEEFRLALESEAQAELPTLKRFTTVFDTIISISPLLGLLGTVLGLINSFSSLDMGNIGGSETAGVTGGISTALISTAAGLIVAISTLIFANAFRSLYQRQLAFIQEYGGQLELLYRHRYERGGVTHALTR, encoded by the coding sequence ATGCAGTTTGGTCAAGTGATAACTGCGGGGGGAGTGGTGATGCTCCCTCTCATGGTATTTTCGTTAATTGCGATTGCCCTGATCATCGAGCGCCTCATCTTCTGGACGAGGCTAAATCGCAACCAAGTACGGATTGTCAAACAGGCTCTGAGACTCTATCGTCAGGACAATATTTACGATGCATTGGGGTATTTGCAAGAGCAGGCAAAGTTCCCGATTGCTCGCATCTTTTTGGCAGCTCTGTCCTTAGAAGATCCCACGCCAGAAGAATTTCGACTAGCACTGGAAAGTGAGGCGCAAGCTGAGTTACCGACGTTGAAGCGATTTACGACGGTTTTCGACACGATTATCAGTATTTCACCGTTGCTCGGACTATTAGGAACGGTGTTGGGATTAATCAACTCCTTCTCATCCCTAGATATGGGCAATATCGGGGGTAGTGAAACTGCAGGAGTGACGGGGGGAATTAGTACGGCTTTAATCTCAACAGCTGCAGGATTAATTGTGGCGATCTCAACCCTCATTTTTGCCAATGCGTTTCGCAGTTTATATCAGCGCCAGTTGGCTTTTATTCAAGAGTATGGAGGCCAGTTGGAGTTGCTCTATCGCCATCGCTATGAACGAGGAGGGGTAACCCATGCGCTTACCCGATGA
- a CDS encoding biopolymer transporter ExbD: protein MRLPDDPNPPAQINIVPMIDVIFAILSFFIIATLFLNRSDALPVNLPQAKTVKPQLSTKVTVTINAKGDLALNREPIQLNALEAEVKDLTDTTEKVVVVIHADEQVGHGRVVTVMDRIRDIEGAKLAIAATKKP, encoded by the coding sequence ATGCGCTTACCCGATGATCCAAATCCACCGGCTCAAATCAATATTGTGCCGATGATTGATGTCATCTTTGCAATCTTGTCTTTTTTCATCATTGCCACCCTATTTCTAAATCGCAGCGATGCCCTGCCGGTCAACTTGCCCCAGGCAAAGACGGTAAAACCGCAGCTCTCAACGAAGGTGACGGTGACGATTAACGCCAAGGGAGATTTGGCCCTCAATCGAGAACCGATTCAGCTCAATGCTTTGGAGGCAGAAGTCAAAGACTTAACGGACACCACTGAAAAGGTTGTCGTGGTGATCCATGCCGATGAGCAAGTAGGCCATGGCCGCGTCGTGACGGTGATGGATCGCATCCGAGATATTGAAGGCGCGAAACTGGCCATTGCCGCCACGAAGAAACCATGA
- a CDS encoding iron ABC transporter permease, whose translation MIGILGAGLVITILLSLAQGSVAMSLQEVWQALWHQGPELNQTILWDLRLPRIAAALFVGSALGMSGALLQGMLRNGLADPFILGISAGAGLVAIALLTLNIFLSWLPVAAWVGAVLTSALVYRLGHTANGIAVERLILGGVAVSSLLGAVQTTLLLLSDDGRIQAALNWLIGSLNGRGWTEVINAGPYITAALIAGCLLSRNINILNLGDDLAVGLGVSLTRSRLLIGGVATLLAASAVSMAGLIGFVGLVVPHGVRLLVGTDYRWVVPLSALGGAWVLILADLLARLGSVELPVGAVTALLGSPLFIWLLYRRVSPLGV comes from the coding sequence ATGATCGGCATCTTAGGTGCTGGACTCGTCATTACAATTTTGCTGTCCTTAGCACAGGGCTCTGTGGCTATGAGTCTGCAAGAAGTCTGGCAAGCTCTTTGGCATCAAGGGCCTGAACTGAATCAGACGATTTTATGGGACCTGAGACTACCCCGGATTGCTGCCGCACTTTTTGTTGGATCTGCCTTGGGTATGTCGGGAGCCTTATTGCAAGGAATGCTACGAAATGGTCTGGCCGATCCGTTTATTCTGGGAATTTCGGCAGGGGCTGGTTTGGTTGCGATCGCACTTCTGACACTGAATATCTTCCTGAGTTGGTTACCCGTAGCCGCCTGGGTGGGGGCCGTTCTCACATCGGCGTTGGTTTATCGTTTGGGCCATACCGCCAACGGTATTGCAGTGGAACGTCTAATTTTAGGTGGAGTAGCCGTTAGCTCTTTATTGGGAGCAGTTCAGACCACCTTACTATTGCTGTCCGATGATGGCCGTATCCAAGCGGCCCTCAATTGGCTGATTGGCAGTTTGAATGGACGGGGCTGGACAGAAGTTATCAATGCGGGGCCCTATATTACCGCTGCGCTGATTGCGGGCTGCTTGTTGTCTCGCAATATCAACATCCTCAATTTGGGAGACGATCTAGCGGTGGGGCTGGGGGTATCCCTGACGCGATCGCGCCTCTTAATCGGGGGAGTCGCCACCCTTTTAGCTGCCAGCGCCGTCAGCATGGCAGGCTTAATTGGCTTTGTTGGCCTAGTGGTGCCCCACGGTGTTCGCCTCTTAGTGGGCACGGACTATCGTTGGGTGGTGCCCTTGTCTGCTCTAGGTGGAGCCTGGGTCTTGATCTTGGCCGATCTACTAGCTCGGTTGGGATCTGTTGAACTGCCGGTTGGTGCTGTCACTGCCCTCTTAGGATCTCCGCTATTTATTTGGCTACTGTATCGTCGCGTGTCTCCATTAGGGGTATGA
- a CDS encoding ABC transporter ATP-binding protein, with product MLLDLQQISGGYDQTSIVKEVAFTLQEGEWLSLLGANGSGKSTLLKLISRMLPLQAGTILLDGKAIHHQSTQAVAQQMAVLPQHQTLPTGITVHQLVCLGRTPYQSWWQWSLTPADHQHIKRALAQTGMLPFRNRPLEHLSGGERQRAFLALALAQNPKVLLLDEPTTFLDLHHQLELLELLKSLNRDRGLTILTVLHDVNLAVRYSARLALLKQGQLFDLGPPQQVLTPHNLAHVFGITAALIDSPVGLQICAIAASTDTPDPPIPSTVSAHDLA from the coding sequence ATGCTCCTAGACCTCCAGCAGATTAGTGGTGGCTATGACCAAACCAGCATTGTTAAAGAGGTTGCTTTTACCCTGCAGGAGGGAGAGTGGCTAAGTTTACTGGGAGCCAATGGCTCAGGTAAATCGACCTTATTAAAACTCATCAGTCGGATGTTGCCCTTACAAGCGGGCACGATTCTCCTGGATGGCAAAGCGATTCACCACCAATCGACCCAGGCCGTTGCCCAACAAATGGCGGTGTTGCCCCAGCACCAAACTCTACCGACGGGCATTACGGTTCACCAACTGGTTTGCTTAGGCCGGACACCTTATCAGTCTTGGTGGCAATGGTCTCTGACACCAGCGGATCACCAGCATATTAAGCGGGCTCTGGCCCAGACGGGGATGCTGCCATTTCGTAATCGGCCTTTGGAACATTTGTCAGGGGGTGAACGCCAGCGGGCATTTTTAGCCCTGGCCTTGGCCCAAAACCCTAAAGTTTTGCTGTTAGATGAGCCCACCACGTTTTTAGATTTGCACCATCAGTTAGAACTGCTGGAACTACTAAAATCCCTAAATCGAGACCGGGGCCTGACCATTCTGACGGTTCTCCATGATGTCAATCTCGCAGTTCGCTATAGTGCTCGCTTAGCGCTTCTCAAGCAGGGACAACTGTTTGATTTAGGGCCTCCCCAACAAGTGCTCACCCCCCATAATCTGGCTCATGTCTTTGGCATCACCGCTGCCTTGATTGATAGTCCCGTGGGCCTGCAAATCTGTGCCATTGCTGCCAGCACTGACACCCCCGATCCTCCTATTCCTTCAACCGTTTCTGCCCATGATCTTGCTTAA
- a CDS encoding imelysin family protein, with the protein MMISPRLSKTLSCVLLCAVTCSTVAVANAHHHATTRRQQIAVKDVDLKPYVENYAEVVYRNYQDAHTQAAMMKVAITAFLNNPNETSHKAAQDAWVQARKSYLQTEAFRFYEGPIDFVDAKTGEEGPEGRINAWPMNEAFIDYVKEKPDSGLINNPKFEISIASILESDQVTDEADVSTGWHAIEFLLWGQDFNNEGPGQRNFEDFIPNQNNNDRRRQYLTLVTQQLVSDLTFLEAEWKPNAENYRAKFLQGDPKATVGKIFTALATLSAFEMASERMTVALDSGNQEDEHSCFSDTTHQDFVFNAKGISNVYFGDYAGYQGKGFDELLAQMNPDLNQKITAALTTTQESASQIDQPFDQVLASAQGSPPRAEVEAVVTALENQGEAFKELGPVLGTSVEILAE; encoded by the coding sequence ATGATGATTTCTCCAAGACTGTCTAAAACATTGAGTTGTGTACTGCTTTGTGCCGTTACTTGTTCGACGGTTGCTGTCGCGAATGCTCACCACCACGCCACGACTCGCCGTCAGCAAATCGCCGTTAAAGATGTTGACCTTAAGCCTTATGTAGAGAACTATGCAGAGGTCGTCTATCGGAATTATCAAGACGCTCATACTCAGGCTGCCATGATGAAAGTGGCGATCACAGCCTTTTTGAATAATCCCAATGAAACCTCTCACAAAGCCGCTCAAGACGCTTGGGTGCAAGCTCGCAAAAGCTATTTACAAACTGAGGCTTTTCGCTTCTATGAAGGCCCCATTGACTTCGTGGATGCCAAAACTGGAGAAGAAGGCCCCGAAGGCCGGATTAACGCTTGGCCTATGAACGAAGCTTTTATTGATTACGTCAAAGAAAAGCCTGATAGTGGCCTGATCAACAACCCCAAGTTTGAGATTTCGATTGCCTCAATTTTGGAAAGTGATCAAGTGACCGATGAAGCAGATGTCAGTACAGGATGGCATGCCATCGAGTTCTTACTCTGGGGGCAAGACTTTAATAATGAGGGGCCAGGACAACGCAACTTTGAAGACTTTATCCCCAACCAAAACAACAATGATCGTCGCCGCCAATATTTAACCCTAGTGACTCAACAGTTGGTGAGTGATTTAACCTTCCTGGAAGCAGAATGGAAGCCCAATGCTGAGAATTATCGGGCTAAGTTTTTGCAGGGCGATCCCAAAGCTACCGTCGGCAAAATTTTCACGGCACTGGCCACCTTAAGCGCTTTTGAAATGGCTTCAGAACGGATGACGGTTGCTTTAGATAGTGGTAATCAAGAAGACGAACACTCTTGTTTTAGTGACACCACCCACCAAGACTTTGTCTTTAATGCTAAAGGCATTAGTAATGTCTATTTTGGTGATTACGCAGGGTATCAAGGCAAAGGATTTGATGAGCTGCTTGCTCAAATGAATCCTGATCTGAACCAAAAAATAACCGCAGCTCTCACCACAACCCAAGAGTCCGCGTCTCAAATCGATCAGCCTTTTGATCAAGTTCTGGCATCAGCTCAAGGCAGCCCTCCAAGAGCTGAAGTTGAAGCAGTGGTTACTGCTTTAGAGAACCAGGGAGAAGCATTTAAGGAACTAGGGCCTGTACTCGGTACCTCTGTAGAAATATTGGCAGAATGA
- a CDS encoding AraC family transcriptional regulator yields MALFLKAAEFTQLCQQGQMESSSDRTGLDRSTLLPKSLGQGTYRQLHLRGGLTIEIREGVLQQTLRIEQIHEPIFPLTSKFFLSGSARVETPGIRGIQPDYIERKGFNYLYHLPDLEEIEEWHGGEVIHLVMIYANTDYFHFLRDDPALPNPLRSIFQGTKSQQRFHQSLGPISPNMEQLLQQLVDCPYTGATQALYVESKALELLTLQLETWKQQYLQAPTLRKDDIERLHHARDLLIQQSENPPLLIELAHQVGLNDRKLKQGFRQLFGTTVFGYLQDYRLGQAKQLLADASLSIAAVAMSVGYRNPEAFSTAFRRKFSVSPKAYQLNIRG; encoded by the coding sequence ATGGCACTTTTTCTGAAGGCAGCAGAGTTCACACAGCTTTGTCAGCAAGGTCAAATGGAGTCCTCGTCTGATCGGACTGGATTAGATCGTTCAACCCTGCTGCCCAAAAGTTTAGGCCAAGGCACCTATCGCCAGTTGCACCTGCGCGGTGGATTAACCATTGAAATCCGGGAGGGAGTTTTGCAACAAACCCTCCGGATTGAACAAATTCATGAGCCTATATTTCCGTTAACCTCTAAATTTTTTCTGTCTGGATCTGCAAGGGTGGAGACACCAGGGATTAGAGGAATTCAACCAGACTATATTGAGCGAAAAGGGTTTAACTACCTGTATCACCTGCCAGACTTGGAAGAGATTGAAGAATGGCATGGGGGAGAAGTAATCCATCTGGTCATGATTTATGCCAACACAGATTACTTTCACTTTCTACGAGATGACCCGGCACTACCCAACCCTTTGCGCAGCATTTTTCAAGGTACAAAGTCACAGCAACGCTTTCACCAATCCTTAGGCCCTATCTCTCCCAATATGGAGCAGCTGCTGCAACAGCTCGTGGACTGTCCTTATACAGGGGCAACCCAGGCCTTATATGTCGAGAGTAAAGCATTGGAGTTGCTGACGCTGCAGCTAGAAACTTGGAAACAGCAGTATCTACAGGCACCTACCCTACGAAAAGATGACATTGAACGTTTGCATCACGCGCGGGATCTGTTGATTCAACAATCGGAGAATCCACCTCTCTTAATTGAGTTGGCCCATCAAGTGGGGTTGAACGACCGCAAATTAAAACAGGGGTTTCGCCAACTATTTGGCACTACTGTTTTTGGTTATTTACAGGACTATCGGCTGGGACAAGCTAAGCAACTTTTGGCAGATGCCAGTCTCTCCATTGCTGCAGTAGCCATGTCTGTGGGCTACCGCAATCCTGAAGCTTTTAGCACAGCATTTCGTCGTAAATTTTCTGTTAGTCCCAAAGCATATCAACTGAATATTCGAGGCTAG
- a CDS encoding helix-turn-helix domain-containing protein, protein MPKKYIVRLSEDEQNHLQAVIKKLKGSSQKVRRAQILLKANADGPNWTDERISDAYSCRVKTVENIRKRLVERGCEETLNGAQRVRAPRSKLLDGEQEAQVIAMRLGSPPKGYGNWSLRLLARKVVELGIVESVSHETVRQTLKKTG, encoded by the coding sequence ATGCCGAAAAAATATATTGTCCGACTGAGTGAAGATGAGCAGAACCATCTGCAAGCCGTCATCAAAAAGCTCAAGGGCAGCAGCCAAAAAGTACGACGTGCTCAAATTCTTTTGAAAGCAAATGCCGACGGGCCAAATTGGACCGATGAACGCATTTCAGATGCTTATTCTTGTCGAGTTAAAACAGTTGAGAACATTCGTAAACGTCTTGTAGAGAGAGGATGTGAGGAAACCCTTAACGGTGCCCAACGTGTCAGAGCACCTCGCAGTAAGTTACTCGATGGTGAGCAGGAAGCTCAAGTCATTGCCATGCGATTAGGCAGCCCTCCTAAAGGCTACGGGAATTGGTCATTGCGCTTGCTGGCACGCAAAGTTGTAGAACTAGGTATCGTAGAATCTGTCAGCCATGAAACGGTTCGTCAGACTCTGAAAAAAACGGGATGA
- a CDS encoding ABC transporter substrate-binding protein, with protein MLNRSRLLIAALLLSSQLFACSNPPPSSTSETPVTDATPTDEPVKVVALTSLTADIIHHLDSSKLVGIPGSRLISQDPRFQELPQVSQGRTQPDLEKVVALKPTLVIGAQGFHDQSLSKVKDLGIATLTTEVKGWQNLIDLTQEIAEKIGADPAPLLARYQKCLSKLPTDSASTLVLVSRQPILAPNKNSWAGDLLQQFKAQNLAADLQGQSPVEGYVTLSAEKVLEADPDIVLVVDPEQDPVVAFESEPFWSKLKATQNKRVYAFDYYGLVNPGSISKIEAACTQLQQVLQ; from the coding sequence TTGCTTAACCGCTCTCGGCTGCTGATTGCAGCGCTGCTTCTGAGCAGTCAACTGTTTGCCTGTTCCAACCCACCCCCATCGTCCACGAGTGAGACGCCAGTTACAGACGCTACTCCAACGGATGAGCCTGTGAAGGTGGTGGCCTTAACCTCCCTGACTGCTGATATCATTCATCATCTGGATTCGTCTAAACTGGTGGGCATTCCTGGGAGTCGATTAATCAGTCAGGATCCGCGATTTCAAGAGCTGCCCCAAGTAAGTCAAGGACGCACGCAGCCTGATTTAGAAAAAGTCGTCGCCCTCAAGCCAACCTTGGTCATTGGTGCTCAAGGCTTTCATGATCAATCCCTCAGTAAAGTGAAGGATTTGGGGATTGCCACCCTGACGACAGAGGTCAAGGGCTGGCAGAATTTAATTGATTTGACCCAAGAGATTGCAGAAAAAATTGGAGCGGATCCAGCCCCTTTATTGGCCCGCTATCAAAAATGCCTCAGTAAACTTCCGACTGACTCGGCCTCAACGTTAGTTTTGGTCAGTCGACAGCCCATATTAGCTCCCAATAAAAATAGTTGGGCGGGTGATCTGCTCCAACAATTCAAGGCTCAAAATTTAGCAGCAGATCTCCAAGGCCAAAGCCCGGTGGAAGGCTATGTAACCCTCTCTGCTGAAAAGGTGTTGGAGGCGGATCCAGACATTGTGCTAGTGGTAGACCCGGAGCAAGATCCCGTGGTGGCTTTTGAATCAGAACCCTTTTGGAGCAAGCTCAAGGCGACTCAAAATAAGCGGGTTTATGCCTTTGATTATTACGGTCTTGTTAACCCAGGCAGTATTAGCAAAATTGAAGCGGCATGTACGCAACTGCAACAGGTTTTGCAATGA
- a CDS encoding Dps family protein, protein MSTAVVQTFGQISDNPVLIDRSATEPICEGMNTALASFQALYLQYQKHHFVVEGAEFYQLHNFFQECGDATKSHVHDLGERLNGLGGVPVASFSKLAELCCFEPEADGIYNSRTMLEHDLVAEQSVIKLLRSQASQAESLGDRGTRYLYEQMLLETEERAYHLAHFLASDTLVVS, encoded by the coding sequence ATGTCTACTGCTGTTGTGCAAACTTTTGGCCAGATATCTGATAACCCTGTGTTGATAGATAGGTCTGCCACCGAACCTATCTGCGAAGGCATGAATACTGCCCTGGCTAGCTTTCAGGCGTTGTATTTGCAATATCAGAAGCATCATTTTGTCGTTGAAGGCGCAGAATTTTATCAGCTCCACAACTTTTTCCAAGAATGTGGAGATGCCACCAAAAGCCATGTCCATGATCTAGGCGAACGTCTCAATGGCTTGGGAGGTGTGCCAGTCGCTAGTTTTAGCAAGCTGGCTGAGTTATGCTGCTTTGAACCTGAAGCAGACGGTATTTACAATAGTCGAACGATGCTTGAGCATGACCTAGTTGCCGAACAATCTGTCATTAAATTGCTCCGTAGCCAAGCTTCTCAGGCAGAGAGTTTGGGTGATCGGGGGACCCGCTATCTCTACGAGCAAATGCTGTTAGAGACAGAAGAGCGAGCTTACCATTTGGCACATTTCTTGGCCTCAGACACGCTGGTGGTGTCGTAA